The proteins below are encoded in one region of Candidatus Zixiibacteriota bacterium:
- the menA gene encoding 1,4-dihydroxy-2-naphthoate octaprenyltransferase: protein MKWIKAVRAPFFTGTLVPVAVGSTLAYSQTGRFHWLNFFLTLFGFCFIHAGANLANDYFDHKTTDDDINFSFTPFSGGSRVIQDGIVPAKQVLNAALIFFGLGSVIGLYLNYVSPGNIVLLFGIFGVLTAFFYTATPVMFAYRGWGELMIGLDFGVLAVMGSFYVQAHFLNWSAFWASLPVAFMITGILYINQFQDYEADKTVNKNHWVVRLGKKKAVYGYYLIIAGTYLSIIISVVSGLLPPFALIALLTLPLAYAAIKVLRANYDKIYELIPANASTIKIHLFVGLLLSFGFILNRLI from the coding sequence ATGAAATGGATTAAGGCAGTAAGAGCGCCTTTTTTCACCGGCACTTTAGTACCGGTTGCGGTTGGGTCTACTTTAGCTTATAGCCAGACCGGGAGATTCCACTGGCTGAATTTTTTCCTGACCTTGTTCGGGTTCTGTTTTATCCATGCGGGCGCTAATCTTGCCAATGACTATTTTGACCATAAAACTACGGATGATGATATCAACTTCTCCTTCACACCGTTTTCTGGCGGCAGCCGTGTGATTCAGGATGGTATTGTCCCGGCTAAACAGGTCCTCAATGCGGCTTTAATTTTTTTCGGACTGGGTTCTGTGATTGGATTATATCTTAATTATGTTTCCCCTGGAAATATAGTTCTTCTTTTTGGAATCTTTGGAGTCTTGACGGCGTTTTTTTATACCGCTACTCCAGTTATGTTTGCCTACCGCGGATGGGGTGAATTGATGATAGGTTTGGATTTCGGGGTTCTGGCAGTGATGGGCTCATTCTACGTTCAGGCGCATTTCCTGAACTGGTCAGCTTTCTGGGCTTCACTCCCTGTGGCTTTTATGATAACCGGCATTCTGTATATCAACCAGTTTCAGGACTACGAAGCTGACAAAACTGTCAATAAGAACCACTGGGTGGTGAGATTGGGTAAGAAAAAAGCAGTTTACGGATACTACCTCATTATCGCAGGAACCTATCTTTCTATCATCATCTCAGTAGTATCAGGACTGCTGCCACCTTTTGCTCTGATTGCCTTGTTGACTTTGCCTCTGGCTTACGCTGCCATAAAAGTCCTCAGAGCTAATTACGATAAAATCTACGAGCTTATACCAGCCAATGCCAGCACCATAAAGATTCATCTTTTCGTGGGGCTGCTTCTTTCTTTTGGATTTATCCTCAACCGGCTGATCTAA
- a CDS encoding DUF4388 domain-containing protein, which translates to MELQGSVEKFQLSDIFQLLSACRKSGTLGVQKGEDVIMVYFQDGNIIFAHNPYNRLRVGELLVKKGILSANRLQKIMQVQKELKDKKRIGELLILEGIITRKQLEELVKLQVEEVIYDLLKWEKGNFKVYENRFPTQEEITIKISTENLILESVRRSDEMERLKKKLPSFDTVVGLAPTEDNREKDINLKADEWNVLTLVDGQRDIRKILEDSKRDKIETLKKLAGLLLAGVVEPVKRPILEIKTDRLEKLLEQFNRSLEKYTEE; encoded by the coding sequence ATGGAACTTCAGGGTAGTGTGGAAAAATTCCAGCTTTCGGACATCTTTCAGCTTTTGAGCGCCTGCAGGAAAAGCGGAACCTTAGGCGTGCAGAAAGGTGAAGATGTTATCATGGTCTATTTCCAGGATGGTAATATAATCTTTGCCCATAACCCGTATAATCGGCTCCGAGTCGGAGAGCTACTGGTTAAAAAAGGGATATTAAGTGCTAACCGTTTGCAGAAAATCATGCAAGTCCAGAAAGAACTCAAGGACAAAAAAAGAATTGGGGAGCTATTAATTTTAGAAGGCATCATCACCCGAAAGCAGTTAGAGGAACTGGTAAAATTACAGGTGGAAGAAGTGATCTATGACCTTCTCAAATGGGAAAAGGGGAATTTCAAAGTCTACGAGAACAGGTTTCCCACTCAAGAAGAGATAACCATTAAGATCTCCACGGAAAATCTGATTTTAGAAAGCGTGAGAAGATCGGATGAGATGGAAAGGCTAAAGAAAAAGTTGCCATCCTTTGATACCGTTGTAGGTTTAGCCCCAACTGAAGATAACCGGGAAAAAGACATTAACCTGAAAGCGGATGAATGGAATGTCTTAACCTTAGTGGATGGCCAACGGGATATCAGAAAAATCTTAGAGGATTCTAAAAGGGATAAGATCGAAACTCTTAAAAAGTTAGCCGGGCTTCTTTTAGCAGGGGTAGTTGAGCCGGTAAAAAGGCCTATACTGGAGATAAAAACCGACAGACTGGAAAAGCTCTTAGAGCAGTTCAATCGCAGTCTGGAGAAATATACTGAGGAATGA